A stretch of DNA from Cryptomeria japonica chromosome 4, Sugi_1.0, whole genome shotgun sequence:
TTCAAAGAGTTGATAATGATTTGTCGCATTAAATATGCATACTactctgatttgataaaatgggaTCAAAAAGACTGATTTTCTTGATGTGATTAACTTGATAGGATTGATTGATAGATGAACTAGAGGACCAATCGATTGAATAAATAAGAAGGATCGATTTGATTGAAATTATGTAATACGATCGATGACACAATTGATCAAATAAGAAAATCAGACTTTGATGGAAATATTTAATCCCCGACTTAGGTGAATATTGATGATGACAAAAGGATGCAGAAGTTCaaaatgatgatgatcatgacaCAAGCTAAAAGTGGTGACCAAGATTTGATCAGTGACAGGGATAATCAAATGCAATGGGATAAACCACACACTGGATAGATGATAATAGCGATGCAATAATAGAGATGATTACAACCAAGGTGATGACTAGCAACTGAGATGATAAAAGTGACCATGCAAGTCAAGACCCTAGTAGACGATAATGACGATGTAAGCTAGAAATGATGACCAAGATTTGCAATGAtgatgatagacatgataaactgATTCAACATCTAGCTTAGGTAACCACAAAACTACTGCTAACAAGATTTCAGCAATGTAACAGGACAACCGACGTAAATCCACTAGAATGACAGGAAAATTCGTTGAGGGACAAAACAAAACTAGGACCTAGTGATGTGAAATGTTTGACACTTTGGATTGATTTTTGACAAAAGATTTTGTGACACCCAAAATGACAAACATGCAAGTATAATGAGTGCATTAGCATTCATGTTCTTCTTAGGCTAGTCAAATGACAATGCTTGTTGAATCCCCTTGTCCAGAATACCACATTCAattggatagatagaagcttgggagcactggctccactccacgacacacacttctcgggcattgccaagcttcaaatttctaagGACTCGAAGATcccaagaaatttactatctcaaggtgaagggtacatgaggggtttcttcggcatgcacgtatcacaatgcctaagtCAACAagaagaaggtttttggcaactaaaacaatcattTGTAGTAAATTTCCGACGGGTCCAGTTCAATGACGAATTATCGAAttaagccacttaaggctttaattgAGATTATTGGTGCAAAGAAGGCTTCCACATACGACGAATTCACTTAACACTTCAACCGCTTGACTAGgtttttatatagcggctcaaaaaacactGCTCAAGAACCCATTGGGatagatgatatccccaatgtgcCTCTACTTTGAACCACTCCTTTGAGGTGATGAGACCCCCAAGAGGTGATTCTCTactcaaaaggaaaaaatgagcgTCGCTAActcttttctcttgcacctaggaccatgagagccaaggaagaggatagtgtgtgttagcaataGCTCCACTCTACATGCGCTCAAGTGTGACAAAAAAAAAGACACTTGATTCATTTTAATTCCAAAGTGAAATGTTGTCTAACTATCAAAATCAAAGACACTTAGTTGAAAGTGTAATCTTCGACAACGTCCTACACCAAATGCATTAGTAGTTTAAATGTAAGTCTTCTCCCAACAAGCACCAAGTCTCTACACAGATCATCAGTAACACAAAAGACCTATTGTTTGATAATGGCCTTGAAATTGGAATGATTCACAACTAAATTCAACAATTATACCTGATATTCTACCTCTACACAAGCGCATAACAGAGCTACATAGATGCATAACAGAGCTAAAAAAGCACAACTTGAGCCTACATAGGCATAACTTGAGCCTACACAGGCACAACTTGAGCCTACACAGGCACATCTTGAGCCCACACAGGTGCAGGTTTGCAGTGCGCCTACAAAACAATGAAATTCAATCAAACAAAGACCAATTTTGAATGGTTGAGGGCTAGTATGATCATGTAAACCCTATTTCTGATGAAATTTGCCTTATTTGAACTCAAATTTGCCAATGATTACAATTTATTCACTCAAATTCAAGTTCCACATGATAGATCCATGCCTAAGGAAGCGAATGCAACTCATAAACTAGGAAATGCAGAAGTTATAAGCCTATCCAAGTGAAATGCATAACTTTGCTCACCTACAAACCCTAATGTGAGAAATTGTTGTCCATTTCCATCCTAATTAGTCTTTGTGAGTTCATTCAACCTTTCTAAACCCTAGTTAGACTAATTGCAATTTAATTAAAGCGAAATTGAaagatttttttatcattttaaagtCCCAAACTAAGAATTTATTGTTCTTTTTAAGCAAATTTGCATGAAAGAAAGTGTGAAAAGTTGTTGTTCATTCACCAAAGCCTAATTAGGAATGCATGAGTTTAATTTAACcttatttctaaataaaaaatGCTATTCTAACACTACAACCACAGGAAAATGAGTAATTCTCCAAATTAGGGCAACTATGACAAACTGCCACAAAACACTGTACAGGCTCAGATTTCTCCTACACAGGTGTAGGACAGAGCTACACAGGTGTAGCATAGAGCTGCATAGGCACAATTCTATCTTGCACAAGTGTAGGAGTAGCCTACATAGGCGCAAAAGCTTCCTAAACATGCACATAAGCTCTGGGTCACCACTAAAAAGCCTCTTTTCCTTGCAAAATTTGACCTGCAACttgataaacactcaaacaatagcAAAAAGATTAAATCGACCCGTGAAGTGGGTCCTATTGGGCATGCTagaaaatatgatgaaaaatatgcgCAAATACAAATgattgaaaatttaaattaaagaatCCAAGCTAACACGAAATTCATTCAAACACCTAAAGATTGAGAACGATGTTAGAAAGGAAATTGGAAACATCAAATAATACTAAATAAACACAAACCAATGTCTCTTTGAATTGATTGTTCTCTGATTGAATGTGTGCTCGATGACGTTGCAGATGCTTGATTTTGCTCCATGATGTGGGATTGTGCAAGATGGATTCAAGATATGAGTGTGGGATGATGGGATGTGAGTatgaacattgacatgattgtgcaAATGGGGTTCAAAAGCAtgaaaagatggataaaatggCTGGATGGAATTTTTGCATTATGAGGGTATGATTTCAATAACATGGATGAAATTTGGCATTATAGAATTATGAGTGCATGAAAGTGGATGAATGGCTTAGAAAAGGGAGGGATTAAATAGAAAATGGAAGGGAGATGAAGGGTCttgaaaatgcaacacttgtcctcaaggaggacaagtggaaATCCTAAGGGTGTCATATGGAATGGGTTTCCACACTTATCAAGTGGCTCAACAAGGAAGGACAAGTGTCCTCGAGGAGgaaaaatgtcaagaaggagcatgaCACGTGTCCTCAAAGACACATGTCTAATTGGGAGAAGGCCACCCAAAATTGGTTCAAATTTCCTAAATATTATGAAATTATgagtgtgcacacacatgtgagggagGAGGTTGGAGAGGATAGAGCTGGGTGGATAGATAGGGTTTGTTAGAACCCTAGGGGTTAGGTTAATGGTTGGGTTAGGTCTAGGTTAGGAGACATGCAGATAAATTAAGATATTTGAATTGGTTAAATTAAAATAAGGAGAtggaaaaggggaattaattaattaagctatTTAATCAGTTAATTGGGCATggccctattaattaaattaatttgaccaAAAGGGgattccatatttaattaaataatatagacTATTTAATTAATACAAGCGGCCATGGGAATTCAATTTGACTAAATTAATTAggcaaatttaagtgtctacaactataaaataattatttcaaaCGGTCTCGATATGTGTGAAGATATTCAACCTATAATAAACATATATATCAATATATGCTATGTCAATTTGATAAATGTTAGACTTCTTTTTCTCATGACAATTATCTCATAAGTTTCTTTAAAAATGGTCTCACATGTTCTTTCAAATTATGTTTGCAACTTTTTTGCAACTTGATATTACTAAACCACTCTTGCAAATAGTTACATGTCTTTAATTCATATTATTTGActtgttatatttttatatttgcAAGATATTCATTCACAGGTAGATCACATTCCTTGGTAGATCATATTCCTTTGATCCTCAACACACCGTGCCATGAAAATACAGAATGATACAATGCAAGAAAAACGTGCTCATCGAAATCAAATGCAATGTGCAAGGTACCATGCAAGGAAAAATGTTGTTAACAAAAGAAGACAAGAAACCCAACACATTCTTGTCGGAAAAGCCTCTACATCTATAGTCTCTTCTTCCCCATATCCAACCCatctagaaacaaatgtacctcaattCAACATACAACTCAACCTATCCCAATTGGTCAATTCAACATACAAATCAACCTATCCCAATTGGCCAAATCCATACTTCTCCACTTTTCTCTCAAATTTATTGCAATGCTAGAAACAACTTTCATTCAAAGTTGGACAACCTTTCAAATATTTCAACATGTCTAAGTCTACATCGAAAGATATCCACGGATTAAAACTAGGCAATCAAATGGAATTAATACTTGTTACAAATGCACATTAGAAAAAAAATGGGCATCGCTTTTCAAAATGGAACAACATGGACCATGACGAGCAACCTTGATGTTTGCATATGCTAAATCAAGTTGAGGAGATCTTGATAGCAAGGATAAGCCTTGTCCTTCAAGTTACTTATGCAAGAGGTGGGAAACTCAAATATAGTGGCCAAAGTATTTGTTTTCCTTAGGTATTTTTGCAATTTCATCCCACTTGCCTAGGCATATAGATGGATTGGACATAATAATAGTAAAGAAGGCAAGAACTCGCCAACAACAATACAacttctatgttagtagaggacgTGTCTACGAGGCATTACAATATAAGATCTCCTTTGACTCATACTACAAAGATGTACAACTAGATGACTTTGCATTATCATCCTTACCCCTTACCCCCATTGACATTTTAGACCTTCTATAAGCAACAACTTCAAATCTCAATCCCATTGATGTGAGCTTCATGCAAGAAGTTACTATAGAGGATGACCCATTACAAGACAACTTGGAAGTGACTACTTCATTTGTGGTGAACCTTCCACCTGCACATAGAGAGGTGGAAGAAGTATGCTCTTTACTACAACTAGGCAAAGGTCATCCGACTCCTATATTACAATTCCCACCCATTTCCCCATCTCCCATAAATGAATACAACACCGAAGGATTATTTGTAATGTCATTCCCCATTTTTTTCCCAAAGGGAACAATTGCATTCAAACAACCATGCCTCGAAGAAGTTAAGCTACATGAGTATGCTCTCCATCTTCTGCGATGCCATGATAATAGGTTTGGTCAACACCCAAATGTTTAGGTACTTCATATTGAATATACTTATGCGTCATCGAAGTCAAGCCACAACATCTATTGTTGCCCATAAGCAACTGGATGATTCCCTACCTACAACAATTTTTGACCTCTATCAAAGAGTAAAGGACTTGCCTGATGACAAGCTTGCTGATCAATTAATGTGTTTTGGCTTGTCAATTTGTGGTACAAAACCATTCTAGTACCAACGTAAAAGGGAACTTATTGACATGCTCATTCAAATTGGGTGCCCAACGCTATTTTTCACAGTCAGTGCAACAAATAAGAAGTGGCTAGACTTGCATAGCATCATGCCATCCACCGCACCAACAAATCCATATGTGGCTTCTAGGTGGAAGTTACAAAATATAGTTCAAAATCCACACCTTACTGCATTCTACATGCATCACAAAATTAGTGCATTTCGTGAAGAGGTCTTGCAAAAACTTCTTGGTACAATTGACTACTAGTATAGGTATAAATCTGCcaacatttaatttttaaattgaaatcTCACTCTTTTTTTCTCTAAAAAAACTCTTTTCCCAGGTATGAGTGGCAACATAGAGGCTCTGCACATATCCATGGTTTCATTTGGCTACAACAAGCACCTAACATTGACACATTACAATGGAATAACATTATATCAGTACAAAATGCAGTTGACTATATTGATAGATATGTCTCTGCATGGAACCCACAAACACTTGAATTGAGAAACcaaatatttcatcaatctatTATTGATGAGCCTTGCTTGATGGACACATAAATGATTGCGTCAACTGATCCTTCCATTGACTACTGTGAATTGGTCAATCATGTTTAATGACATACAAAGTGTACTACCCAAACATGCCTTAGAAGGAAGGCGGTGACTCATGTATGTCGTTACAAAGCCCCTTGGAGCATTCAAGTAAAGTAAAGTCTTTCTAATGTTGAAAATTTATAGCCTAAGCACATCCTTGCTCACAATGATGACCACCTGAATCTTCACAACCCATTCATTCCCTCTATATGGAGGGCCAATGTAGATTGTCAACCCATTCTCTCAATTGATGTTGGGATcaaatatattgcaaaatatgcacCTAAAGCTGAAAACAAATTTGTAACATACCATGTAATGTTGTCTCacattttaaccaactttgaatttGATAAGCCAACTTCTAATGCTTTTCGAAAAATGCTTCTTGACAACCTTGTCAACTGTGATATAGGTGCTCAAGAGAGTTGCCACCTTCTACTAAAGCTACCACTATCCTTCTCTAGTAGAACACTTGTTTCTTTAAATGTAAACAAAAAAATTCCAACGTGTATCACTCTCACCCACAAACACAACCACATACCCAAATTATTGCAACTTACGTGGCACGACCTATACATCTAGAGAGGATGTCTCTTATTGAAGTAACTCATAAATGGCCCTTCAATGCATCTCAAAAGTGTGATCAATGTAAAGAGCGATCCAAACTAGTCATTGTTCAAGTATCCCCTCGCTTCACATCCATCCCTGCAAAGGAGGACAAATGTTTTCAAGCATTCTGTTGGAGTGAACTAATGTTGTACCACCCATTCCACAACATTCAACTAGATTTTGGTTCATCAGATGATGGAATAAAAACACAATGAGAGAGGTTCTCACACAACTACATCCATGACATGTATGATGGACAACTTCAGAAGCAATCAAAGAAACTAATGCTAGCACTCCTTCAAGAGAGCCAAAAGACATGCAGGAAAAATTCCTTAATGAATGGCAAGTCCTATCACCTTTATACCATGGCCTTCCTATTCACCTAGATGAACTTGATATGCTTGGCCAACGTGACATTGACTTGAACCATGATTGGGCTGAACACCACTTAGGTCCACAATGAAAAGTGATAGCTACTACTTTCATACACTCGAACCACCCAACATTTCAATCCCACCATGTCCTCAATCAATCGACCTATTGTAGCCAATCTGTACAACAACAAAAGACATATGATATAGTTATTTCACATCTATATGCCAATACTTTACAACCACCATTGAAAATTATCGTTCAAGGAATTGCAGGAATAGTAAAGTCATACCTGATAACAAGCATAAAGTCTACACTATGAGATCAACACCAAATGGATAATCACCATTACTACTCCTTGCACCAACATGTGTCGCAACATTCAACATACAAGCATCAATGATTCATTTTGCCCTTCAAATTCCAATCAAAGAAATAGTCCCTCTACAAGGACAAACATTAGCAAGCTTCCAAGAGAGCATGTACTTCATTCATTACATTctaattgatgaaatgagcttcattggtccAAATTTGATACAATGCATTAATATTAGGTTATGTGAGGCATTCCTACCCATTACCAAATCCCATTTGGAGGATGCTCAATCATGCTCTTGGGTGACTTGGGCCAACTACCACCTATCACTTGGACATTCTTATGTATGCTTCAACTTCCTATGGAGGTACACTATGACGTAGCTTCACAACAATTGTaacattaaatataatattttgtcAAATTGGAGAGCAACCTGCCGAAATTGCTTTTCGTGCACTTCTCTCAAATTTACAAAATGCAAAACCTACAATTACAAACTGGCAACTACTAATGTCTTGCTCAAGTTCCTCACTCACCTCTATAGAGCAAACTATTTTCTTATCGTCAACACATCTATTTGCAACAAATGAAATGGTGTCATTGCATAATAAACACATGTTGTTGTCTTTAGCAAAGCCTATTGCCCTATCTACTGCAGAATAACTCAGGGGATTCACATGCTCAAAATCCAAATGAAGAACAACTTCAATTTTGGATCTTCTTATGTACTGACCAAGAAGTTATGTTATGTACAAATCTATGGGTGGATATAGGGCTTATCGATGGTGCACTTGGACAAGTCAAAATAATTGTATACAATGATGGTGAAAAACCACCTCAACTTTCCTTATTTGTTGTCGTTCAATTCAAAAATTACACAGGTCCAGCTTGGgatcaaaacaacccaaaaaatatCCTTGTAACTCCAATAAGTTGTGGTCTTCGATGTCAGGTACCACTAAAAATGGTATGGGGCTTAACAATATACAAATCACAAGGGCTCACACTTCAAAGAGCAACAATCGACATCGACAACATTGATCGGCAAGGCTTGACATTCACAACTATTTCAAGGGACCGTGAACTTGAAAATCTTTGCATTCACCCTCACTTAACATTCCAAAGATATGCATGCATACAACAAAACCCATATGTTGCTCAATGAAAAGAAGAAGAGGCATGCCTGACAACATTATCAAATGCAAACTCTTCAAGCAATCAACCATAACTACATAACTACATAACTACATAACTCCAGGTTTGTTCCATCTCCTATTTCTACGATACTTATACAATGCCTACTATTGAAACTTATCACATAGTTCAATTAAAGCTACCTATCTTCTTAATCTTACCAAGCATGTATTATCAAACATTAACAATTTTATCATGCTATAGGGCTATAACGAATATCAAACTTTTATGAAATTTTAAATTCTTAcataattgataaaaaaaattcttatattTCAATCAAAATTAATGTGGAATATATGTTCAATTCCATAGTGTTTGAAATTATATGGAAAATGTTTTATAGAACTCTATTTGACAAATTTGTGGTGTTTGTAAGAGTGTGTGAGGTGTTCAAACTTATGGTTTTGGTTGTGATCATATTGTACATATTACAAATCCTACCATATGAACCCTCCTATCCTTTATTTCAAATACTTGATGTTGCTGAAAAATGATTGATTTCTATATGGTAAATTATTGAACTCATTCAAGTTATACAAAAAAATAATTTCACAATATGTGACTTTGCCAAATATTGTTTTGGCCACTATTCTTCTTTATAGTTTTAAATCAAATACACCCACTTATTGTTTTAGTTTCTCTTCTTCTATATAGTTTGAAATCAATTGTGCAACTATGTAGAATTCAAATATTTGTTAGGACCTACTCTTTATATGTTAATTATGCATTTGCTTGAAACATTGCAGGAAATTTCAAATGTAAACCTTATGTTCAATTCCATAATGTTTACAATTATATTTTGCATTTTgtacatatttttttaaaaacactATTAGCCATTGatgatatatgtttatatatactaCAAATTCTAACATTTCAAACTTCCTATCCTTCATTCTAATCACACCACCTTTTACCAATAAAaactcaacttcttaaaaaaatgaactataataTGCTAATGTATTAGGTGTACCCATTACACACCAAGGTACAATTGCAAGTAAAATAGATATCGTTGTAATCAATTGCTAGTAAAGTAGATATCGTTGTAATCACTAATTACAAGTGACATGTTCAGTTGTAGTAATGATTGTATTGTAACTGATACTGTATTGTAGGCCCAGTGGTGATCTGTTTAGTTATGAAACTATTATTAAAAACTATTAATTTCATTTTGTAAGAATTAAAAATACATCTTTAAAAATTTTTATTACAAAGGTTTCCCAACTGATTCTCAATATTGTAGATGTCCATCTCTATACTCGCACTTATCAGCAGGGCTATCTGTACAGTTGTTGACTCCCTTGTTGCCTGCCATATACtcagatatttatgatgatatcaTACCTACCATTCCTTGACGTCAGATATCACTGTGCTGAGTTGAAAATCCACTAAACTGGACTTTTCCAGTGATTATTGCTACGAAATTTTTTTTAACAGAGGAAAAATCTGACAAGTAAGATACCGGTGGATTTCATCTACCTATAAAAAGTTCCAAACATCTAGTGATACACAGCTGAAAAGTAATATAGAAAAAATGATTACTTCAAACTCCACCAAtttccttccttttcttcttcaataATGTCTCTGGTCATTGGTCTGGATTGGAATGTGATATTTTTCACTGCGGTAAAGTTAATTGGAATTACATAAGCCTATTTTTGGGTGCAAGGAATGATGTGCATGGACTTTTGGACTCTACCCACAAGCTTTTAAAATGATCTCAACTCCAGTTATTAAATTTTCTGGTTGTTCTTAACTGCTTCGAATGTATTTCTCCTTTCTGTATTTTCACTTTCTACCCTGAAAAAGGAAATCCAAATCCTTCATGAAATAGTAATTGCTCCTGGAGCCTGTAGAAAGAAAACAGCAAAATATGAAATTGATATAGTAACCAATGTCAGTTTTATAAAATGTATGAGctgaaaattgctaaaattgaagtaaatcCGTACCTGTAAAATTAATTACTGCAACTGTCATTTATGTGGTCACTAAAACTGGTAATTCAAGTAATAATTAAAAACATCGAACCCAAAACCAAGATTCTTGCTAAAATAAATATCTAGTTTTAACACACTGGGATATGCAAATCAATTCTACCACAGACAAAGCTAATGGCCAATCCTGGAGAGTTAGAGGCAACTTCTTGTGTCATCAATTTACTTGGCATCAGGCAATTCTGCATGCATTCTGAATGAAGCTCCATAGAAGCATCTGATAGaagtttttatttgttttaaattgagCACCTCCCATAGTTTCTCCAGTATCTTTTCAATAGGAGACATAGAGAGTTGATGCGAATTAAAATTTAACTTCACTACTTAGTAGGAAGAAGCATGCCATACCTCCTGATCTCCCCAAACGCCCATGGTTCCATAATGTTGTTAAAAAATAAGTAGGCCTGCAGTTGTAGCTACAAGCGTTGTTTGAGTTTTGTACAGATGAAAGACATGACACATTTTTCTTGGAGAAATTTCATTTAACTGCTTTAGAAAACATCACCAACAGTCTTATTGACATGTATGATGAACTCCTTATTTGAACATGGCTGAATACAACCACTCTCAACCATTCACTTCTACTGATAATGTCAAACCCTATGCATCGCCACCTTGCTGACTCAAAAAGCGGACTGTGATAAGCTAGATCTTGATCCATCAATTGTGTCTCTGCATATTTGTGCTTTCTGCAATCCTAAATCCCACAGACACAGCGTAAATTCAAAAAGCTTCATAGAAAATAAACCAGAGATTAGAGTTTGACGAACACCACACACCAACTatccaagaagaaaataaatacTTCACTTCAGGCCATCAAAGAAGAGAACAAAATACTCCTTATTGAAGGATGGAGAACTAATGCCATCTTAAGACTGTTTTTAACTCATAACCATTCTAAGTAGTACAATTTGGCCACTACCGTATAATTTAACAGGAGTTTTTTTCTTGCAAAGCTTTCTTGCATTAAAGGATATAGGACTAGAGCTATCTTAGAACTCTTTCAACTCACGGCCATTATCCGTAGAATACTTTGGTCAGTAGCGTAATATTTCACACAGCTGTTTTCTTGGAAAGTATAATTTTGTAATCCTATGAAGCTTTGTACTAACATACACTTATCATAACTATTGTATTCCTGCgggcacaaaaaaaattgtaccttTTTCTAGCAATTGTGAAGCTACAATGAAGCGTAGCAGATAAAACCAGATATGGTACTTTTTATATTACCATGTAACCTTTATCCGCGGTGATTGTTCCAAAACTTGCAGAGTTATTCAGAGATAGCGTTTGTTAAGCTTTTCGGTATTTGCACTCAAATACTAGTAACAAATGCCATCAAATAAATTTGGAACAAATTCTATGCTCATTCCACAAATGTGAAAACTTTTGTTACAAACAGCTAATTAACAATAATCTGTCGCTGATGCAAAAAGAAATCAAAGAATTCCCTATTAAAATAAATCACAATAATTATATGATTTCCAAATAGGGAATAACAAGGGTAAGGCATTCTAAAACATTTTAGGGTACAATGCTCGGGGCATATATTTCTGTGGTTTAAAATCTgattatttcatttgaactccacaTATGCTCTCTAATCGGCTTCACTGAGCACAACAGAATCAGAGTGCCAGTTTATGGCTCTCTCAAAACCATTTCTGCTATGCTGATAGTCTGCAATGGCTTGAATTATCTCGTCTTTAGCGTTCATGACAAAAGGGCCATATTGCACAACTGGCTCGTTTAATGGCCGGCCCCCAATTAGAACAAATCTGCAAGGGTTGTTAGACTTGTTCCAGACACTCAAGCCATTACCAGCGCTCAATTGAACAGTGTGATGAGCAGTAATGGCCGATGAATCAACATTCCCAAAGATTGCCTCGCCTTCTAATACGTAAGCAAATGCATTCCAACCCTCCGGAACCTCTTGATGAAGAACAGCTCcaggtttcattgtaaaatccaaGAACAATGTTGGAGTTCGTGTGTATACAGGGGATTTAATTCCCAGGGCTTCTCCAGCTATTACAATTGCCCTAACACCATCTTTCTCGACCTTGGGTATGTCTTTGTCTTCCAATTCTTGATATGCAGGTTCGATCCTAATAATCAAACCCCACGGCAATATGAATTTCATCGACTTTGAGGAAATGGACAACCAACATTCAAAATGGCATAAGATTTATAAAGGAGTACTTACATTTTGTCCTTCTTTGAAAGATTGACCCATAATTGCAGCCCATGATGGACTCCTTTGCTTGCTGGCATTTCACAATGAACTATACCTCTCCCAGCAGTCATCCACTGCATGGTCCAACAAAACCTTAGAGAATCCTATCGCATCTCTGTTTTTTACCTATTTTCATTTGAAACAAGCCATGCGTAAAAGAGAGGGAAGAACTCATTTACTTGCAGATCACCAGCTTTGATGGTACCCTTATGTCCTGCGAAGTCTTGATGTGTAACAGCTCCCTGCACAAACAATCATATATTTAATCCCGAAAGTGAATTCATACAAACCTGGTTCTCAAACGAACATGCCCAACACACAAGTATCATAATCATATTCAAAATTTCACAAGTCATCAACACTTCTCTAGAGCATCCATTAAAATTTATGCAAAGCACTTCCTTCCATCAATAATTGACAGCAAGGTAGA
This window harbors:
- the LOC131074674 gene encoding pirin-like protein, with the translated sequence MWNLDHKHTRGRAFAKHASQFKSRKSLIIFLWISLCMISFTPSIFLIRSTFFLHKFTEKSAKRSLAVMSNMNNDIESKSPFERPRSVVKKLLSKEQPEGDGALVRRSIGRPELRNLDPFLLLDEFSVTPPGGFPDHPHRGFETVTYMLKGAVTHQDFAGHKGTIKAGDLQWMTAGRGIVHCEMPASKGVHHGLQLWVNLSKKDKMIEPAYQELEDKDIPKVEKDGVRAIVIAGEALGIKSPVYTRTPTLFLDFTMKPGAVLHQEVPEGWNAFAYVLEGEAIFGNVDSSAITAHHTVQLSAGNGLSVWNKSNNPCRFVLIGGRPLNEPVVQYGPFVMNAKDEIIQAIADYQHSRNGFERAINWHSDSVVLSEAD